Proteins from a single region of Etheostoma cragini isolate CJK2018 unplaced genomic scaffold, CSU_Ecrag_1.0 ScbMSFa_1523, whole genome shotgun sequence:
- the LOC117939978 gene encoding ankyrin repeat and SOCS box protein 13-like encodes MDVTAARRSFLCDIVIKVSRTFLTYLLHDIYKRLFQVDVRTIHGSTPLCHACASGSLECVELLLEYGANVNPALTALTASPLHEACIQGNVDVVRLMIASGARLEAYDVHFGPPLHVACAKGHVDCVKELLHAGQQDGCRSLSLVTDNSRCLGY; translated from the exons ATGGACGTGACGGCCGCGCGCCGCTCGTTCCTGTGCGATATCG TCATCAAAGTCTCCAGAACCTTCTTAACATATCTGCTCCATGACATCTACAAACGGTTGTTCCAGGTGGATGTACGGACCATCCATGGGAGCACTCCTCTGTGTCACGCCTGTGCTTCTGGCAGTCTGGAGTGTGTCGAGCTGCTGCTGGAGTACGGGGCCAATGTAAACCCGGCCCTCACGGCCCTCACCGCCTCGCCCCTCCACGAGGCCTGCATACAAg GTAACGTTGACGTAGTGAGGCTGATGATAGCCAGCGGCGCCAGGCTGGAGGCGTACGACGTCCACTTCGGTCCCCCGCTCCACGTCGCTTGTGCCAAGGGACACGTGGACTGTGTCAAGGAGCTGCTCCATGCAGGTCAGCAGGACGGCTGCAGGTCTTTAAGTCTGGTAACGGATAACTCCAGATGTCTGGGTTATTAA